The Litchfieldia alkalitelluris genome has a window encoding:
- the rpmI gene encoding 50S ribosomal protein L35, producing the protein MPKMKTHRGAAKRFKKTGSGKLKRSHAYTSHLFGNKSQKQKRKLRKSAVVSKGDFKRIRHLLDNIK; encoded by the coding sequence ATGCCAAAAATGAAAACACACCGTGGCGCTGCAAAGCGTTTCAAGAAAACTGGATCTGGTAAGCTTAAGCGTTCACACGCATATACAAGCCACTTATTCGGTAATAAATCTCAAAAGCAAAAACGTAAATTACGTAAATCTGCTGTAGTAAGTAAAGGTGATTTCAAGCGTATTCGTCACTTATTAGACAATATTAAATAA
- a CDS encoding DUF1294 domain-containing protein yields the protein MENNYWPVVLTYLIINFYGYTVMYTDKQKAKKNEWRISERQIWVTAVLGGSLGLTIGMFKFRHKTKHLSFRVFLPVLAVLTGTGYIYLLLYLS from the coding sequence ATGGAAAACAATTATTGGCCAGTAGTACTTACATATTTGATTATTAATTTCTATGGCTATACCGTCATGTATACTGATAAACAAAAGGCGAAAAAGAATGAATGGAGAATAAGTGAACGACAGATTTGGGTAACGGCAGTACTCGGGGGGAGCCTCGGGCTAACGATTGGAATGTTTAAGTTTCGGCATAAAACAAAACATCTATCATTTAGAGTTTTCCTACCAGTGTTAGCAGTGTTAACGGGAACTGGATATATTTATTTGCTACTTTATTTGTCATAA
- a CDS encoding TVP38/TMEM64 family protein, which produces MDDTMSLLFVFVESTGMLAPMAFILLHLIRPFLLLPVQVICIVGGILFGSLFGTLYSLIGLSLLSIVFYILYKKMPQIFNKISRLKEKWLGNKANFTIGQIAILRLVPFINFHLLSLCLIEVTRGFRQYSKSSIITNIPVALFFTVFGQFIREFSSTMIVLILLSMTLLFYLLREKQVIIKWHEFFNPSMQKRFGK; this is translated from the coding sequence GTGGATGATACAATGTCACTACTTTTTGTATTTGTAGAATCAACTGGGATGCTTGCACCAATGGCATTTATTCTTTTACACCTAATAAGACCGTTCTTATTATTACCTGTTCAAGTCATATGTATAGTTGGTGGGATTTTATTTGGATCATTATTTGGGACTCTATATTCTCTGATTGGTCTATCATTACTAAGTATCGTGTTTTATATTTTATATAAAAAAATGCCTCAAATTTTTAATAAAATTAGCCGGTTAAAGGAAAAATGGCTCGGTAATAAAGCGAATTTCACGATTGGTCAAATTGCTATCTTGCGACTAGTACCATTTATAAACTTTCATTTGCTTTCATTATGTTTAATTGAAGTAACAAGAGGATTTCGGCAGTATTCCAAAAGCTCGATTATCACAAATATACCAGTTGCACTATTTTTTACTGTATTCGGACAATTTATAAGGGAATTTTCATCAACGATGATTGTGCTAATTTTATTATCTATGACACTCTTATTTTATCTTCTTAGAGAAAAACAGGTAATTATTAAATGGCATGAATTCTTTAATCCCAGCATGCAGAAACGATTTGGAAAGTAA
- a CDS encoding cytosolic protein: protein MGKFKSFFTNHNETRDEHQDPALRSHYYKTTQKKALEAVQELFGSMNGYKVTSVSEERGELSIKSKKAFIVVTIISVRPFETSVDFSVTTESGFIPIDFGYSKKEINNLYNKLDSKLPFLRGGQ from the coding sequence ATGGGAAAGTTTAAGAGTTTTTTTACAAATCATAATGAAACAAGAGATGAACATCAGGATCCAGCTTTGCGAAGCCATTACTACAAGACCACACAAAAGAAAGCATTGGAAGCGGTTCAAGAATTATTTGGGTCAATGAATGGATATAAAGTAACTTCTGTTTCTGAGGAACGTGGAGAGCTAAGCATTAAGAGTAAAAAGGCTTTTATTGTTGTCACAATTATTAGTGTTCGTCCATTTGAAACTTCTGTTGATTTTTCTGTTACAACTGAAAGTGGCTTCATACCAATTGATTTTGGGTATAGTAAAAAAGAAATCAATAACCTTTATAATAAGCTAGATTCTAAATTACCATTTCTACGTGGTGGACAATAA
- the ytxC gene encoding putative sporulation protein YtxC translates to MIEISFQDAKEAKALYERLNKQKNALSINYIQITYNQDVENKVRVAIKKKKEIAIQTALIPVLVQFVLDRVEDAWILSIIENEFYFSDIEEQNQILTIAHSLINGQYEELPEAKEIKSRKETLRVALDSFIHSTISFSFESFLKFRLRDYSQILLKYTEMAIDEYKLEQEYQNFIQNLRDYTVNRTPKIERLHILHDDQFFFYNESLNELKYSEITKHIDRKLIMNHPMYIDSNVIAPLVSIAPKSIAIYTNEIDHGMVQTIQNIFLERVHIYSKGYFENVKLQQKI, encoded by the coding sequence TTGATTGAAATTTCTTTTCAAGATGCCAAAGAGGCAAAAGCATTGTATGAGCGATTAAATAAGCAAAAAAACGCTCTTTCAATTAATTATATTCAAATTACATACAATCAAGATGTTGAAAATAAAGTAAGGGTAGCGATAAAGAAGAAGAAAGAAATAGCAATTCAAACTGCACTTATCCCAGTTTTAGTCCAATTTGTCTTGGACCGTGTAGAAGATGCATGGATTTTATCAATTATAGAAAATGAATTTTATTTTTCAGATATTGAGGAACAAAATCAAATTTTAACCATTGCTCATTCACTTATTAATGGACAATATGAAGAATTGCCAGAAGCAAAGGAAATCAAATCAAGGAAAGAAACACTTAGAGTGGCGCTAGATTCGTTTATTCATTCAACCATTTCGTTTTCATTTGAGTCCTTTTTAAAGTTCAGATTACGTGATTATTCGCAAATTTTACTTAAATATACTGAGATGGCAATTGATGAATATAAATTGGAACAAGAATATCAAAACTTCATTCAAAACCTGCGAGATTATACAGTTAACCGCACACCCAAAATAGAACGGTTACATATTTTGCATGATGATCAGTTTTTCTTTTACAATGAATCACTTAATGAATTAAAATATTCAGAGATTACAAAACATATTGATCGAAAATTAATCATGAATCATCCGATGTATATTGACTCTAACGTCATCGCACCATTAGTCTCGATTGCACCTAAATCCATTGCAATTTATACTAATGAGATTGATCATGGTATGGTTCAAACCATTCAAAATATCTTTTTGGAACGTGTACATATTTACTCAAAAGGGTATTTTGAGAATGTGAAATTACAGCAAAAAATTTAA
- the infC gene encoding translation initiation factor IF-3: MISKDMMVNEGIRAREVRLIDQNGEQLGIKTKQEALEIAARVNLDLVVVAANAKPPVCKIMDHGKFRFEQQKKEKEARKNQKIINVKEVRLSPTIDEHDFNTKLRNAIKFLEKGDKVKASIRFKGRAITHKEIGQRVLDRFSAACAEVSTVESAPKMDGRSMFLMLAPKNEK, from the coding sequence ATTATTAGCAAAGACATGATGGTTAATGAGGGCATTCGTGCACGTGAAGTTCGTTTGATTGATCAAAATGGTGAACAGCTTGGGATTAAAACTAAGCAAGAAGCACTTGAAATTGCTGCAAGAGTAAACTTAGATTTAGTAGTAGTGGCAGCAAATGCGAAACCCCCTGTATGCAAAATTATGGATCATGGGAAATTCCGCTTTGAACAACAAAAGAAGGAAAAAGAAGCCCGCAAAAACCAAAAGATTATTAATGTTAAAGAAGTTCGTTTGAGTCCAACAATTGATGAGCATGACTTTAATACGAAATTGCGTAATGCGATCAAGTTCCTTGAAAAAGGGGATAAAGTAAAAGCATCAATTCGTTTTAAAGGCCGTGCCATTACACATAAAGAAATTGGTCAACGTGTGTTAGACCGTTTCTCTGCAGCTTGTGCGGAAGTTAGTACAGTTGAGTCTGCACCAAAAATGGACGGACGCAGTATGTTCTTAATGTTAGCACCGAAAAACGAAAAGTAA
- the rplT gene encoding 50S ribosomal protein L20, whose translation MPRVKGGTVTRKRRKKVLKLAKGYYGSKHTLYKVANQQVMKSLMYAYRDRRQKKRDFRKLWITRINAAARINGLSYSRLMHGLKVAGIEVNRKMLADLAVSDEKAFAELATVAKSNLK comes from the coding sequence ATGCCAAGAGTAAAAGGCGGTACAGTAACACGCAAACGTCGTAAAAAGGTATTAAAATTAGCAAAAGGTTATTATGGTTCAAAACATACATTATATAAAGTAGCAAACCAACAGGTAATGAAATCATTAATGTATGCTTATCGTGACCGTCGCCAAAAGAAGCGCGACTTCCGTAAGCTTTGGATTACTCGTATCAATGCAGCTGCTCGTATCAACGGTCTTTCTTATAGCCGTTTAATGCACGGATTAAAAGTTGCTGGTATCGAAGTAAACCGCAAAATGCTTGCTGACCTAGCTGTTAGCGATGAAAAAGCATTTGCTGAATTAGCAACAGTTGCTAAAAGCAACCTTAAATAA
- the thrS gene encoding threonine--tRNA ligase: MSEVVKITFPDGAVKEFPKGTTTEDIAGSISPGLKKKSIAGKFNGTQVDLRTELHEDGEIAIITQDGDEALEILRHSTAHLMAQAIKRLYKDVKLGVGPVIENGFYYDIDMESSLTPEDLVAIEKEMKKIVNENLDIVRKEVSREDAIKLYSEIDDNLKLELIEAIPAGEAVSIYEQGEFFDLCRGIHVPSTGKIKEFKLLSIAGAYWRGDSKNKMLQRIYGTAFFKKAELDEHLRLLEEAKERDHRKLGKELNLFTNSQKVGQGLPLWLPKGATIRRVIERYIVDKEERLGYSHVYTPVLGSVDLYKTSGHWDHYQDGMFPKMEMDNEELVLRPMNCPHHMMVYKNEIHSYRKLPIRIAELGLMHRYEMSGALSGLQRVRGMTLNDAHVFVRPDQIKEEFIRVVNLVQEVYKDFGLENYSFRLSYRDPEDKEKYFDDDAMWEKAQSMLKEAMDDLGLDYYEAEGEAAFYGPKLDVQVRTALGKDETLSTVQLDFLLPERFDLTYVGEDGKQHRPVVIHRGVVSTMERFVAFLIEEYKGAFPTWLSPVQVQVIPVSPNAHLEYAKKVQEDLQAQGFRVELDERDEKIGYKIREAQMQKIPYMLVVGDNEVQEQAVNVRKYGEQKSETVSFESFVSGLKQEVNR; this comes from the coding sequence ATGTCAGAAGTAGTAAAAATCACATTTCCAGACGGAGCAGTAAAGGAGTTTCCTAAAGGCACGACGACTGAGGATATTGCCGGCTCAATCAGTCCTGGATTAAAGAAGAAATCAATCGCTGGTAAGTTTAATGGGACTCAGGTCGACCTTCGTACTGAACTTCATGAAGATGGAGAAATTGCAATCATTACGCAAGATGGTGATGAAGCATTAGAAATTCTTCGTCACAGTACTGCCCACTTGATGGCACAAGCAATTAAACGTTTATATAAAGATGTTAAGTTAGGTGTAGGACCAGTTATTGAAAATGGCTTTTATTATGATATCGATATGGAGAGTTCATTAACTCCAGAGGATTTAGTTGCAATTGAAAAAGAAATGAAAAAAATTGTCAATGAAAATCTGGATATCGTCCGAAAAGAAGTAAGCAGGGAAGATGCAATTAAGTTATACAGTGAAATAGATGATAACTTAAAACTAGAGTTGATTGAAGCTATTCCAGCAGGAGAGGCTGTTTCGATTTATGAACAAGGAGAATTCTTTGATTTATGTCGTGGAATCCATGTTCCTTCAACTGGGAAAATTAAAGAATTTAAATTATTAAGCATTGCTGGAGCATACTGGCGTGGAGATAGTAAAAACAAAATGCTACAACGTATTTATGGTACTGCTTTCTTCAAAAAGGCAGAGCTTGATGAGCATCTTCGCCTTTTAGAAGAAGCAAAGGAACGTGATCACCGTAAACTAGGGAAAGAATTAAACCTTTTTACAAACTCCCAAAAGGTTGGTCAAGGTTTACCTCTTTGGTTACCTAAAGGTGCAACAATCCGTCGCGTGATTGAGCGCTATATCGTGGACAAAGAAGAAAGACTGGGCTATAGCCATGTATATACTCCAGTCCTTGGAAGTGTTGATTTATACAAAACTTCTGGACACTGGGATCATTATCAAGATGGAATGTTTCCGAAAATGGAAATGGACAATGAGGAACTAGTATTAAGACCTATGAACTGTCCACACCATATGATGGTGTACAAAAATGAAATCCATAGCTACCGTAAATTACCAATCCGTATTGCTGAACTTGGATTAATGCATCGTTACGAAATGAGTGGAGCGTTATCAGGATTACAGCGTGTACGTGGAATGACATTAAATGACGCACACGTCTTTGTTCGTCCTGATCAAATTAAAGAAGAATTCATCCGAGTAGTAAACTTGGTTCAAGAGGTTTATAAGGACTTTGGCTTGGAAAACTATAGCTTCCGCCTATCTTACCGTGATCCAGAAGATAAGGAAAAGTACTTTGACGATGATGCAATGTGGGAAAAAGCTCAGAGCATGTTAAAAGAAGCTATGGATGACCTAGGCTTAGATTATTATGAAGCTGAAGGAGAAGCTGCATTCTATGGTCCTAAGCTAGATGTTCAAGTTCGTACTGCTTTAGGAAAAGATGAGACTCTTTCAACAGTTCAGTTAGACTTCTTATTACCAGAGCGTTTTGATTTAACATATGTAGGTGAAGACGGTAAACAGCACCGTCCAGTAGTTATTCACCGTGGTGTTGTATCAACTATGGAACGTTTCGTTGCCTTCTTAATTGAAGAATACAAAGGGGCATTCCCAACATGGCTATCACCTGTTCAAGTACAAGTGATTCCAGTTTCACCAAATGCACATCTTGAGTATGCGAAAAAGGTACAAGAAGATTTACAAGCTCAAGGATTCCGTGTGGAGCTTGACGAAAGAGATGAAAAAATCGGCTATAAAATCCGTGAAGCTCAAATGCAAAAGATCCCATATATGCTCGTTGTTGGAGATAATGAAGTCCAAGAGCAGGCAGTTAATGTTCGTAAATACGGTGAGCAAAAATCAGAAACTGTTAGCTTTGAATCATTTGTTTCGGGCTTAAAGCAGGAAGTAAATCGTTAA
- a CDS encoding sigma-w pathway protein ysdB: MIVLLLRLLLFAAIFFIIFTIIKYLLSPKRKLELAHEQKKFYFLDDTKNVRKNFLLTYKGVMFEGEKYLGTTNRAFDVISIFVWTKNNAELKGLTYDDFNVIERKIKTNYPNAKIDWKSPIKEFLIKKQQ, from the coding sequence ATGATTGTCTTATTACTAAGATTACTTTTATTTGCTGCCATCTTCTTTATTATATTTACAATTATTAAATATCTATTAAGTCCGAAACGAAAGCTTGAACTAGCACATGAGCAGAAGAAATTTTATTTTTTAGATGATACGAAAAATGTAAGGAAGAATTTTCTCCTCACATATAAAGGGGTAATGTTTGAAGGGGAGAAATATTTAGGTACAACTAATCGAGCATTTGATGTGATTTCCATATTTGTATGGACCAAAAACAATGCAGAATTAAAAGGCCTAACGTATGATGACTTTAATGTGATTGAACGAAAAATTAAAACCAACTATCCTAATGCTAAAATAGACTGGAAGAGTCCTATTAAAGAATTTCTCATAAAAAAACAACAGTGA
- a CDS encoding replication initiation and membrane attachment family protein, which yields MEQHWKELLPVDRYIVKSSGYLNDYDRNILTLLYQPLIGAKAFSLYLTLWSELEQNRLWGSESSHHSMMLLQQLNLKEIYNERIKLEGIGLLKTFVNEKDETRLFVYELQSPLTPHEFFNDGMLNIYLYNLVGKNKFLKLKRFFSDATIDMSVYKPITKSFDQVFSSMKPKEMVSNLSQEALQTIELEPDQQFITNGQAQSISINADRFDFDLLFTGMSDVMIPSKSITPKVKEAIKKLSFLYDINPIDMQNIVMSAIDHTENIDIEKLRKAARDWYQFENGNVLPTLTDRTQPIPYRVMTDQKPKTKDEELIQQLEQISPKQLLTDLSGGVEPPAVDLKIIEDIMFNQKLLPGVVNVLIYYVMLKTDMKLSKAYIEKIASHWTRKNVKTVQEAMQLAKEETREYQKWANQKKQGSKTGNYSAKKQTEKKDDDFQVEKSELQERVAKLKQLLNTESE from the coding sequence ATGGAACAGCATTGGAAAGAGTTACTTCCAGTTGATCGATATATTGTAAAATCTTCAGGATACTTAAATGACTATGATAGAAACATACTTACACTACTATATCAGCCTCTAATCGGGGCTAAGGCATTTAGTCTTTATCTTACATTGTGGAGTGAGCTTGAGCAAAATCGACTATGGGGAAGCGAGAGTTCACATCATAGTATGATGCTCCTACAGCAGCTTAATTTAAAAGAAATATACAATGAACGCATAAAATTAGAGGGGATTGGGTTATTAAAAACATTTGTTAATGAAAAAGATGAGACAAGACTATTTGTTTATGAACTACAATCACCACTCACCCCACATGAATTCTTTAATGACGGAATGTTGAATATTTACCTGTATAATTTGGTGGGAAAGAACAAATTTTTAAAGCTTAAACGTTTTTTCTCGGATGCTACGATTGACATGAGTGTGTATAAACCGATAACCAAATCATTTGATCAGGTATTCAGTTCGATGAAACCAAAGGAAATGGTGTCTAACCTATCACAAGAGGCTCTACAAACGATTGAACTAGAACCAGACCAACAATTTATAACAAATGGACAGGCTCAATCAATTAGTATTAATGCAGATCGGTTTGACTTTGATTTGTTATTTACTGGCATGTCAGATGTGATGATACCAAGTAAATCAATCACTCCAAAAGTAAAAGAAGCCATAAAAAAATTATCATTCCTCTACGATATAAATCCAATCGATATGCAAAATATTGTGATGAGTGCCATTGATCACACGGAAAACATAGATATTGAGAAGCTAAGAAAAGCTGCAAGAGATTGGTACCAGTTTGAAAACGGAAATGTTCTCCCAACATTAACAGATCGAACTCAACCCATTCCTTACAGAGTGATGACGGATCAAAAACCAAAAACAAAGGATGAAGAATTAATTCAACAGCTTGAACAAATTTCTCCCAAACAATTATTGACCGACTTATCTGGCGGTGTTGAACCTCCAGCTGTTGATTTGAAAATCATTGAAGACATCATGTTTAACCAGAAGCTGCTCCCAGGTGTTGTTAATGTACTGATTTATTATGTGATGTTAAAGACAGACATGAAGCTATCAAAGGCATATATCGAAAAAATAGCAAGTCATTGGACAAGAAAAAATGTGAAAACTGTCCAAGAGGCAATGCAGTTAGCAAAAGAGGAAACTAGGGAATATCAAAAATGGGCAAACCAGAAAAAACAAGGAAGTAAAACCGGAAACTATTCAGCGAAAAAGCAGACTGAGAAGAAGGATGATGATTTCCAGGTGGAAAAGAGTGAATTGCAAGAGCGGGTTGCTAAATTAAAACAATTGCTTAATACTGAGAGTGAGTAG
- a CDS encoding glyceraldehyde-3-phosphate dehydrogenase — translation MKPRIAINGFGRIGRMVFRKAIVENDLNIIAINASYPAETLAHLLKYDSIHGKFEGEVVAEGDYLFVNGKEVLLVNSRDPLELPWRRLDIDIVVEATGKFNAKDKAMLHVKAGAKKVILTAPGENEDITIVMGVNDDEYDARKHTIISNASCTTNCLAPVIKVLDEQFGIQNGLMTTVHAFTNDQNNIDNPHKDLRRARACGQSIIPTTTGAAKALGLVLPHLKGKLHGLALRVPTPNVSLVDLVVDINKKVTVEEVNEAFIKASKHGLNGIIQFTSEPLVSVDFNTNTHSSIIDGLSTMVIEHHKIKVLAWYDNEWGYSSRVIDLAKLVGYEMLSKTNSKVG, via the coding sequence ATGAAACCTAGAATTGCAATTAATGGCTTTGGTAGAATCGGCAGAATGGTATTTCGTAAAGCAATCGTCGAAAACGATTTAAATATTATTGCTATTAATGCAAGTTACCCAGCTGAAACATTGGCCCATCTTTTAAAGTATGATTCAATTCACGGCAAGTTTGAGGGAGAAGTAGTGGCAGAGGGCGACTATTTATTTGTCAATGGTAAAGAAGTTCTTTTAGTAAACTCTAGAGATCCATTAGAGCTTCCGTGGAGAAGACTAGATATTGATATTGTGGTGGAAGCTACTGGGAAATTTAACGCAAAGGATAAAGCGATGTTACACGTAAAAGCTGGCGCTAAAAAAGTAATTTTAACTGCTCCAGGTGAAAATGAGGATATTACAATCGTCATGGGGGTGAATGATGATGAGTATGATGCAAGAAAGCACACCATCATTTCAAACGCTTCTTGTACAACAAATTGTTTAGCGCCTGTCATTAAAGTTCTTGATGAACAATTTGGCATTCAAAATGGATTAATGACTACAGTTCATGCATTTACAAATGATCAAAATAATATTGATAACCCACATAAAGATTTAAGGAGAGCCCGCGCATGTGGTCAATCGATTATTCCTACTACAACTGGTGCTGCTAAAGCACTTGGCTTAGTTTTACCGCACCTTAAAGGGAAATTGCACGGTCTTGCTCTACGTGTGCCCACGCCAAACGTATCCTTGGTGGACTTAGTTGTGGATATAAATAAAAAGGTAACAGTAGAGGAAGTTAATGAAGCCTTTATCAAAGCCTCTAAACATGGACTAAATGGAATAATTCAATTTACATCTGAACCATTAGTTTCTGTTGACTTCAATACAAATACACATTCTTCAATCATTGATGGCTTGTCAACGATGGTTATAGAGCATCACAAAATAAAGGTATTAGCTTGGTATGATAATGAATGGGGTTATTCGAGCAGAGTGATTGACCTTGCCAAATTGGTTGGATATGAAATGCTTTCAAAAACAAATTCAAAAGTTGGATAA
- the coaE gene encoding dephospho-CoA kinase (Dephospho-CoA kinase (CoaE) performs the final step in coenzyme A biosynthesis.) has translation MALVVGLTGGIASGKSTVSAMLHTLGLPVIDADVIAREVVEIGEPSYNQIVSVFGKEILNEDLTLNRIMLGSIIFNDSVKRQQLNAIVHPAVRKKMLDEKDAYFNKGEATVFLDIPLLFESNLTNLVDKTIVVYVDEEVQVKRLMNRNDFSIEEANSRISSQMPLREKMALADAVINNNGTVEETEKQLIEILNLWNIKMTGE, from the coding sequence ATGGCTTTAGTCGTAGGTTTAACAGGTGGTATTGCTAGTGGCAAAAGCACGGTTTCAGCTATGCTGCACACACTAGGATTGCCTGTTATTGACGCAGATGTCATTGCAAGAGAAGTAGTCGAAATAGGAGAACCATCATACAATCAAATTGTTAGTGTTTTTGGTAAAGAGATCTTAAATGAAGATTTGACACTAAATCGGATAATGCTAGGATCAATCATCTTTAATGATTCTGTTAAACGTCAACAACTAAATGCGATTGTTCATCCAGCCGTCCGAAAAAAAATGTTAGATGAAAAGGACGCATACTTTAATAAAGGAGAAGCTACCGTCTTTTTAGATATCCCTTTGTTGTTTGAAAGTAACTTAACAAACCTTGTGGATAAAACAATCGTTGTTTATGTAGATGAAGAGGTTCAAGTGAAAAGGTTGATGAATCGAAATGATTTTTCGATCGAGGAAGCGAACTCAAGGATTTCATCACAAATGCCATTAAGAGAAAAAATGGCCCTTGCAGACGCAGTGATAAATAATAATGGAACAGTAGAGGAAACTGAGAAGCAGCTAATAGAAATACTTAACTTATGGAATATAAAGATGACGGGAGAATAG
- a CDS encoding ATP-binding protein translates to MERIGKLIGDMGNMEILDLYTCPKCNREVKTVRMKIIGGEKKGQWQILKNECDCRLASETIEAARQAKIRFFERFSILNDDLKNAEFSNFKADYESLDEAVERIYHYLETFTKKESIYIYGEKGRGKSHLAVSAYKFVKNLGYTALFFDVPKLLNVIRSIIRKDVDFSENDLFSAIESVDLLILDDIGAERKTEWVEEVMFLLINQRQGKSTIYTSNLDIKELEERYGGRISDRIKNKMDESHLIKIKTPHSYRSKNLTMNQ, encoded by the coding sequence ATGGAGAGAATTGGAAAGTTGATTGGGGATATGGGGAATATGGAGATACTTGATTTGTACACTTGTCCAAAATGTAATCGAGAGGTTAAAACCGTTAGGATGAAAATCATCGGTGGTGAAAAAAAGGGGCAATGGCAAATTTTGAAGAATGAATGTGATTGTAGGCTTGCTTCTGAAACAATCGAAGCGGCTAGACAAGCAAAAATTAGGTTCTTTGAGAGATTCTCAATTTTAAATGATGATCTTAAAAATGCTGAGTTTTCTAACTTCAAAGCTGATTATGAAAGTTTAGACGAAGCTGTTGAAAGAATTTATCATTACCTTGAAACCTTTACGAAAAAGGAATCCATTTATATATATGGAGAAAAGGGAAGAGGGAAAAGTCATCTTGCTGTTTCTGCTTATAAATTCGTCAAAAACCTAGGGTATACAGCACTCTTTTTTGATGTACCGAAGCTATTAAATGTGATTAGAAGTATCATCAGAAAAGATGTGGATTTTTCGGAAAATGACTTATTTTCAGCAATCGAGTCTGTTGATTTACTCATACTGGACGACATCGGTGCTGAACGAAAAACGGAATGGGTTGAAGAAGTCATGTTTTTATTAATCAACCAAAGACAAGGGAAAAGCACAATCTACACCTCAAACCTTGATATTAAAGAGCTCGAGGAACGCTATGGTGGCCGAATATCGGACAGAATTAAAAACAAAATGGACGAATCTCATTTAATAAAAATAAAAACCCCGCATAGCTATCGTTCTAAAAACCTTACAATGAATCAATAA
- the speD gene encoding adenosylmethionine decarboxylase produces METMGRHVISELWGCDFEKLNNVDEIERTFVNAALKSGAEVREVAFHKFAPQGVSGVVIISESHLTIHSFPEHGYASIDVYTCGDLDPNIAADFIAEALGAQTRENIELPRGMGPVQVKQAQVKAL; encoded by the coding sequence ATGGAAACAATGGGACGTCATGTAATCTCTGAACTATGGGGTTGTGACTTTGAAAAATTAAATAACGTTGATGAAATTGAACGAACTTTTGTTAATGCGGCTTTAAAATCAGGTGCTGAGGTACGTGAGGTTGCATTTCATAAATTTGCACCTCAAGGTGTGAGCGGAGTGGTTATCATCTCTGAATCACATTTAACAATTCACAGTTTTCCTGAGCATGGTTATGCTAGTATTGATGTTTACACATGTGGAGATTTAGATCCTAATATCGCAGCTGACTTTATAGCTGAGGCATTAGGTGCACAAACTCGAGAAAATATCGAGTTACCTCGTGGGATGGGTCCAGTACAAGTTAAGCAAGCACAAGTAAAAGCCCTTTAA
- the nrdR gene encoding transcriptional regulator NrdR, with protein sequence MKCPTCQYNGTRVLDSRPVDDGRAIRRRRECENCQYRFTTFEKVEEIPLIVVKKEGTREEFSREKMLRGLIKACEKRPVALKQLEDITHDVEKELRNLGISEVSSDSIGQLVMDRLSTIDEVAYVRFASVYRQFKDINVFIEELKELIKKER encoded by the coding sequence ATGAAATGCCCTACATGTCAATACAATGGAACTAGAGTATTAGATTCTCGACCAGTTGACGATGGACGAGCTATTAGAAGAAGGCGCGAATGTGAAAACTGTCAATATCGATTTACTACCTTTGAAAAGGTCGAGGAAATTCCACTAATTGTTGTAAAAAAGGAAGGTACTCGTGAGGAATTTAGCAGAGAGAAAATGCTCCGAGGGTTAATAAAGGCCTGTGAGAAACGACCAGTAGCTCTCAAACAATTAGAAGATATTACTCACGATGTTGAAAAGGAACTTCGCAATTTAGGAATTTCTGAAGTCAGCAGTGATTCGATTGGTCAATTAGTGATGGATCGACTTTCAACCATTGACGAGGTTGCATATGTACGTTTTGCATCAGTATATCGTCAGTTTAAAGATATTAATGTCTTTATTGAAGAATTGAAAGAACTAATTAAAAAAGAACGATAA